The following proteins are co-located in the Palaemon carinicauda isolate YSFRI2023 chromosome 30, ASM3689809v2, whole genome shotgun sequence genome:
- the LOC137623491 gene encoding trichohyalin-like, translating into MGTPASPLLVEKFYNVIIAGSMYLLGRAASEILAKWTMEEAEETGTVQLKALRNKEQQTSTGQEQECEKSQIVEAGEVTCTDDNVDDQSEEIDRLRRTLSELREKDRRTTEEDYEFANILTDLVRNCALKEFPKPSLLEDFNRQYTYELFLRLQRQVEREKRLNKTLERQLISIKGEDQDAKENGKSGREQDKADLFRQEIEALQERLREKDASLQQMKEALHEKTRKNQHLRDERDRYAELSKQKDERLRFLEKEQLNCEKNGHLKKEVEALTMDLNKTKDSLQETERILVEMREHNVRIGDEYQGKLEESRLETLKKDQEVAHWQKETALLDEELKAAKVQLEEEKRLKKDIEEALIIAREEAKNLEQENLDIKVKLEEFQLNTLETNDLVGPLTEEEEEEKEKDVKERAKHSVGFTEEERLTKEADEEVQRLNEEVQALKQINDIKDSQVQQLEQEKLQKEREIECIRNGTLAVKKELILTKVKEDKLQRRIEGMEKLFEKVEIMYEDVEINFEQMMEEKQSLEQDLMEEEKRRQKVEGMVHSLNEEVQALKQINSMKDNQVQQLEQEKLQKEKEIECLHNETLAVKEEINLEKEDKNKLKRLIERTEKVREDVEIKFEEMMEENQRLEQDLMEEEKRRQEGEGMVHSLNEEVQALKQINDIKDSQVQQLEQEKLQKEREIECIRNGTVAVKKELILTKVKEDKLRRRIEGMEKLFEKVEIMYEDVEINFEQMMEEKQSLEQDLMEEEKRRQEAEGMVHSLNEEVQALKQINSMKDNQIQQLEQEKLQKEKEIECIHNETLAVKEKINLEKEDKNKLKRLIERTEKVREDVEIKFEEMMEENQRLEQDLMEEEKRRQEGEGMVHSLNEEVQALKQINSMKDNQVQQLEQEKLQKEKEIECLHNKTLAVKEEINLEKEDKNKLKRLIERTEKVREDVEIKFEEMMEENQRLEQDLMEEEKRRQEGEGMVHSLNEEVQALKQINDIKDSQVQQLEQEKLQKEREIECIRNGTVAVKKELILTKVKEDKLRRRIEGMEKLFEKVEIMYEDVEINFEQMMEENQRLEQDLMEEEKRRQKVEGMVHSLNEEVQALKQINSMKDNQIQQLEQEKLQKEKEIECIHNETLAVKEEINLEKEDKNKLKRLIERTEKVREDVEIKFEEMMEENQRLEQDLMEEEKRRQEAEGMVHSLNEEVQALKQINSMKDNQVQQLEQEKLQKEKEIECLHNKTLAVKEEINLEKEDKNKLKRLIERTEKVREDVEIKFEEMMEENQRLEQDLMEEEKRRQEGEGMVHSLNEEVQALKEINDIKDSQVQQLQQEKLQKEREIECIRNGTLAVKKELIFTKVKEDKLRRRIEGMEKLFEKVEINFEQMMEENQSLEQDLMEEEKRRQKVEGMVHSLNEEVQALKQINSMKDNQIQQLEQEKLQKEKEIECIHNETLAVKEEINLEKEDKNKLKRLIERTEKVREDVEIKFEEMMEENQRLEQDLMEEEKRRQEGEGMVHSLNEEVQALKQINDIKDSQVQQLEQEKLQKEREIECIRNGTLAVKKELILTKVKEDKLRRRIEGMEKLFEKVEIMYEDVEINFEQMMEENQRLEQDLMEEEKRRQKVEGMVHSLNEEVQALKQINSMKDNQIQQLEQEKLQKEKEIECIHNETLAVKEKINLEKEDKNKLKRLIERTEKVREDVEIKFEEMMEENQRLEQDLMEEEKRRQEAEGMVHSLNEEVQALKQINSMKDNQVQQLEQEKLQKEKEIECLHNETLAVKEEINLEKEDKNKLKRLIERTEKVREDVEIKFEEMMEENQRLEQDLMEEEKRRQEAEGMVHSLNEEVQALKQINSMKDNQVQQLEQEKLQKEKEIECLHNETLAVKEEINLEKEDKNKLKRLIERTEKVREDVEIKFEEMMEENQRLEQDLMEEEKRRQEGEGMVHSLNEEVQALKQINDIKDSQVQQLEQEKLQKEREIECIRNGTLAVKKELILTKVKEDKLRRRIEGMEKLFEKVEIMYEDVEINFEQMMEENQRLEQDLMEEEKRRQEAEGMVHSLNEEVQALKQINSMKDNQVQQLEQEKLQKEKEIECLHNETLAVKEEINLEKEDKNKLKRLIERTEKVREDVEIKFEEMMEENQRLEQDLMEEEKRRQEAEGMVHSLNEEVQALKQINSMKDNQVQQLEQEKLQKEKEIECLHNETLAVKEEINLEKEDKNKLKRLIERTEKVREDVEIKFEEMMEENQRLEQDLMEEEKRRQEGEGMVHSLNEEVQALKQINDIKDSQVQQLEQEKLQKEREIECIRNGTLAVKKELILTKVKEDKLRRRIEGMEKLFEKVEIMYEDVEVNFEQMMEENQRLEQDLMEEEKRRQKVEG; encoded by the coding sequence ATGGGAACTCCAGCTTCCCCTCTGCTGGTAGAGAAATTTTATAACGTTATAATCGCCGGATCAATGTATTTGCTGGGCAGAGCAGCAAGTGAGATCCTAGCGAAATGGACGATGGAGGAAGCAGAGGAGACGGGAACCGTACAACTGAAAGCCCTTAGAAACAAGGAGCAACAGACTTCAACAGGACAGGAGCAGGAATGCGAGAAGTCCCAAATTGTTGAAGCTGGAGAAGTTACTTGCACAGATGACAACGTTGACGACCAAAGCGAGGAAATTGACAGACTGAGACGGACACTCTCTGAACTTAGAGAAAAGGATAGGAGGACCACCGAGGAGGACTACGAATTCGCAAATATACTGACAGATCTGGTCAGAAATTGCGCTCTGAAAGAATTCCCAAAACCTTCTTTGCTGGAGGACTTCAACCGACAATACACGTACGAGTTGTTCCTCCGACTTCAGAGGCAGGTCGAGAGGGAGAAGAGGCTCAACAAAACGTTAGAGAGACAGCTAATCAGCATCAAGGGGGAGGATCAAGACGCAAAGGAAAACGGAAAGTCTGGAAGAGAACAGGACAAAGCGGATCTCTTTAGACAAGAGATAGAGGCTCTTCAAGAGCGCTTGAGAGAGAAGGACGCATCACTCCAACAGATGAAAGAGGCACTCCATGAGAAGACCAGGAAGAACCAACATTTGCGGGATGAACGTGACCGCTATGCGGAGTTATCTAAACAGAAAGATGAAAGGCTTCGCTTCCTTGAGAAGGAACAGCTCAATTGTGAGAAAAACGGTCACTTAAAAAAGGAAGTTGAAGCGCTAACAATGgacttgaacaagactaaagaTAGTTTGCAAGAAACCGAGCGGATATTAGTTGAAATGCGAGAACATAATGTAAGGATTGGAGATGAATATCAGGGAAAATTAGAGGAAAGTCGACTTGAGACTTTGAAGAAGGACCAGGAGGTTGCACATTGGCAGAAGGAAACAGCCCTACTTGATGAAGAGTTGAAGGCGGCTAAAGTACAATTGGAGGAAGAAAAGAGACTTAAAAAAGATATAGAAGAGGCGCTAATTATCGCAAGAGAAGAGGCAAAAAATCTGGAGCAGGAGAACTTGGATATTAAAGTTAAGTTGGAGGAGTTTCAACTGAATACTTTAGAAACTAATGATCTCGTTGGACCtctgacagaagaagaagaagaagaaaaagaaaaggatgtAAAGGAAAGAGCAAAACATAGTGTAGGATTCACGGAAGAGGAAAGGTTAACGAAAGAAGCAGATGAAGAGGTACAGAGACTTAATGAAGAGGTTCAAGCACTCAAACAGATAAACGATATCAAGGATAGCCAAGTTCAGCAGCTTGAACAAGAGAAACTGCAAAAGGAAAGGGAAATAGAATGTATCCGTAATGGAACACTGGCAGTTAAAAAGGAGTTGATACTCACGAAGGTAAAAGAAGATAAACTTCAAAGAAGAATAGAAGGGATGGAAAAATTGTTCGAAAAGGTTGAAATTATGTACGAAGATGTTGAAATTAATTTCGAACAAATGATGGAAGAAAAACAAAGCCTGGAACAAGACTTAatggaagaagagaagagaagacagaAAGTAGAAGGTATGGTTCATAGTCTCAATGAAGAGGTTCAAGCACTCAAACAGATAAACAGTATGAAGGACAACCAAGTTCAGCAGCTTGAACAAGAGAAActgcaaaaggaaaaagaaatagaatgtctccataatgaaacactggcagttaaagaagaaataaatctcgagaaggaagataaaaacaaacttaaaaggCTAATTGAACGGACTGAAAAAGTGAGAGAAGATGTTGAAATTAAGTTCGAAGAAATGATGGAAGAAAACCAAAGACTGGAACAAGACTTAatggaagaagagaagagaagacaggAAGGAGAAGGTATGGTTCATAGTCTCAATGAAGAGGTTCAAGCACTCAAACAGATAAACGATATCAAGGATAGCCAAGTTCAGCAGCTTGAACAAGAGAAACTGCAAAAGGAAAGGGAAATAGAATGTATCCGTAATGGAACAGTGGCAGTTAAAAAGGAGTTGATACTCACGAAGGTAAAAGAAGATAAACTTCGAAGAAGAATAGAAGGGATGGAAAAATTGTTCGAAAAGGTTGAAATTATGTACGAAGATGTTGAAATTAATTTCGAACAAATGATGGAAGAAAAACAAAGCCTGGAACAAGACTTAatggaagaagagaagagaagacaggAAGCAGAAGGTATGGTTCATAGTCTCAATGAAGAGGTTCAAGCACTCAAACAGATAAACAGTATGAAGGACAACCAAATTCAGCAACTTGAACAGGAGAAActacaaaaggaaaaagaaatagaatgtATCCATAATGAAACACTGgcagttaaagaaaaaataaatctcgagaaggaagataaaaacaaacttaaaaggCTAATTGAACGGACTGAAAAAGTGAGAGAAGATGTTGAAATTAAGTTCGAAGAAATGATGGAAGAAAACCAAAGACTGGAACAAGACTTAatggaagaagagaagagaagacaggAAGGAGAAGGTATGGTTCATAGTCTCAATGAAGAGGTTCAAGCACTCAAACAGATAAACAGTATGAAGGACAACCAAGTTCAGCAGCTTGAACAAGAGAAActgcaaaaggaaaaagaaatagaatgtCTCCATAATAAAACACTGGCAGTTAAAGAAGAAATAAATCTCGAGaaggaagataaaaacaaacttaaaaggCTAATTGAACGGACTGAAAAAGTGAGAGAAGATGTTGAAATTAAGTTCGAAGAAATGATGGAAGAAAACCAAAGACTGGAACAAGACTTAatggaagaagagaagagaagacaggAAGGAGAAGGTATGGTTCATAGTCTCAATGAAGAGGTTCAAGCACTCAAACAGATAAACGATATCAAGGATAGCCAAGTTCAGCAGCTTGAACAAGAGAAACTGCAAAAGGAAAGGGAAATAGAATGTATCCGTAATGGAACAGTGGCAGTTAAAAAGGAGTTGATACTCACGAAGGTAAAAGAAGATAAACTTCGAAGAAGAATAGAAGGGATGGAAAAATTGTTCGAAAAGGTTGAAATTATGTACGAAGATGTTGAAATTAATTTCGAACAAATGATGGAAGAAAACCAAAGACTGGAACAAGACTTAatggaagaagagaagagaagacagaAAGTAGAAGGTATGGTTCATAGTCTCAATGAAGAGGTTCAAGCACTCAAACAGATAAACAGTATGAAGGACAACCAAATTCAGCAACTTGAACAGGAGAAActacaaaaggaaaaagaaatagaatgtATCCATAATGAAACACTGGCAGTTAAAGAAGAAATAAATCTCGAGaaggaagataaaaacaaacttaaaaggCTAATTGAACGGACTGAAAAAGTGAGAGAAGATGTTGAAATTAAGTTCGAAGAAATGATGGAAGAAAACCAAAGACTGGAACAAGACTTAatggaagaagagaagagaagacaggAAGCAGAAGGTATGGTTCATAGTCTCAATGAAGAGGTTCAAGCACTCAAACAGATAAACAGTATGAAGGACAACCAAGTTCAGCAGCTTGAACAAGAGAAActgcaaaaggaaaaagaaatagaatgtCTCCATAATAAAACACTGGCAGTTAAAGAAGAAATAAATCTCGAGaaggaagataaaaacaaacttaaaaggCTAATTGAACGGACTGAAAAAGTGAGAGAAGATGTTGAAATTAAGTTCGAAGAAATGATGGAAGAAAACCAAAGACTGGAACAAGACTTAatggaagaagagaagagaagacaggAAGGAGAAGGTATGGTTCATAGTCTCAATGAAGAGGTTCAAGCACTCAAAGAGATAAACGATATCAAGGATAGCCAAGTTCAGCAGCTTCAACAAGAGAAACTGCAAAAGGAAAGGGAAATAGAATGTATCCGTAATGGAACACTGGCAGTTAAAAAGGAGTTGATATTCACGAAGGTAAAAGAAGATAAACTTCGAAGAAGAATAGAAGGGATGGAAAAATTGTTCGAAAAGGTTGAAATTAATTTCGAACAAATGATGGAAGAAAACCAAAGTCTGGAACAAGACTTAatggaagaagagaagagaagacagaAAGTAGAAGGTATGGTTCATAGTCTCAATGAAGAGGTTCAAGCACTCAAACAGATAAACAGTATGAAGGACAACCAAATTCAGCAACTTGAACAGGAGAAActacaaaaggaaaaagaaatagaatgtATCCATAATGAAACACTGGCAGTTAAAGAAGAAATAAATCTCGAGaaggaagataaaaacaaacttaaaaggCTAATTGAACGGACTGAAAAAGTGAGAGAAGATGTTGAAATTAAGTTCGAAGAAATGATGGAAGAAAACCAAAGACTGGAACAAGACTTAatggaagaagagaagagaagacaggAAGGAGAAGGTATGGTTCATAGTCTCAATGAAGAGGTTCAAGCACTCAAACAGATAAACGATATCAAGGATAGCCAAGTTCAGCAGCTTGAACAAGAGAAACTGCAAAAGGAAAGGGAAATAGAATGTATCCGTAATGGAACACTGGCAGTTAAAAAGGAGTTGATACTTACGAAGGTAAAAGAAGATAAACTTCGAAGAAGAATAGAAGGGATGGAAAAATTGTTCGAAAAGGTTGAAATTATGTACGAAGATGTTGAAATTAATTTCGAACAAATGATGGAAGAAAACCAAAGACTGGAACAAGACTTAatggaagaagagaagagaagacagaAAGTAGAAGGTATGGTTCATAGTCTCAATGAAGAGGTTCAAGCACTCAAACAGATAAACAGTATGAAGGACAACCAAATTCAGCAACTTGAACAGGAGAAActacaaaaggaaaaagaaatagaatgtATCCATAATGAAACACTGgcagttaaagaaaaaataaatctcgagaaggaagataaaaacaaacttaaaaggCTAATTGAACGGACTGAAAAAGTGAGAGAAGATGTTGAAATTAAGTTCGAAGAAATGATGGAAGAAAACCAAAGACTGGAACAAGACTTAatggaagaagagaagagaagacaggAAGCAGAAGGTATGGTTCATAGTCTCAATGAAGAGGTTCAAGCACTCAAACAGATAAACAGTATGAAGGACAACCAAGTTCAGCAGCTTGAACAAGAGAAActgcaaaaggaaaaagaaatagaatgtctccataatgaaacactggcagttaaagaagaaataaatctcgagaaggaagataaaaacaaacttaaaaggCTAATTGAACGGACTGAAAAAGTGAGAGAAGATGTTGAAATTAAGTTCGAAGAAATGATGGAAGAAAACCAAAGACTGGAACAAGACTTAatggaagaagagaagagaagacaggAAGCAGAAGGTATGGTTCATAGTCTCAATGAAGAGGTTCAAGCACTCAAACAGATAAACAGTATGAAGGACAACCAAGTTCAGCAGCTTGAACAAGAGAAActgcaaaaggaaaaagaaatagaatgtctccataatgaaacactggcagttaaagaagaaataaatctcgagaaggaagataaaaacaaacttaaaaggCTAATTGAACGGACTGAAAAAGTGAGAGAAGATGTTGAAATTAAGTTCGAAGAAATGATGGAAGAAAACCAAAGACTGGAACAAGACTTAatggaagaagagaagagaagacaggAAGGAGAAGGTATGGTTCATAGTCTCAATGAAGAGGTTCAAGCACTCAAACAGATAAACGATATCAAGGATAGCCAAGTTCAGCAGCTTGAACAAGAGAAACTGCAAAAGGAAAGGGAAATAGAATGTATCCGTAATGGAACACTGGCAGTTAAAAAGGAGTTGATACTTACGAAGGTAAAAGAAGATAAACTTCGAAGAAGAATAGAAGGGATGGAAAAATTGTTCGAAAAGGTTGAAATTATGTACGAAGATGTTGAAATTAATTTCGAACAAATGATGGAAGAAAACCAAAGACTGGAACAAGACTTAatggaagaagagaagagaagacaggAAGCAGAAGGTATGGTTCATAGTCTCAATGAAGAGGTTCAAGCACTCAAACAGATAAACAGTATGAAGGACAACCAAGTTCAGCAGCTTGAACAAGAGAAActgcaaaaggaaaaagaaatagaatgtctccataatgaaacactggcagttaaagaagaaataaatctcgagaaggaagataaaaacaaacttaaaaggCTAATTGAACGGACTGAAAAAGTGAGAGAAGATGTTGAAATTAAGTTCGAAGAAATGATGGAAGAAAACCAAAGACTGGAACAAGACTTAatggaagaagagaagagaagacaggAAGCAGAAGGTATGGTTCATAGTCTCAATGAAGAGGTTCAAGCACTCAAACAGATAAACAGTATGAAGGACAACCAAGTTCAGCAGCTTGAACAAGAGAAActgcaaaaggaaaaagaaatagaatgtctccataatgaaacactggcagttaaagaagaaataaatctcgagaaggaagataaaaacaaacttaaaaggCTAATTGAACGGACTGAAAAAGTGAGAGAAGATGTTGAAATTAAGTTCGAAGAAATGATGGAAGAAAACCAAAGACTGGAACAAGACTTAatggaagaagagaagagaagacaggAAGGAGAAGGTATGGTTCATAGTCTCAATGAAGAGGTTCAAGCACTCAAACAGATAAACGATATCAAGGATAGCCAAGTTCAGCAGCTTGAACAAGAGAAACTGCAAAAGGAAAGGGAAATAGAATGTATCCGTAATGGAACACTGGCAGTTAAAAAGGAGTTGATACTCACGAAGGTAAAAGAAGATAAACTTCGAAGAAGAATAGAAGGGATGGAAAAATTGTTCGAAAAGGTTGAAATTATGTACGAAGATGTTGAAGTTAATTTCGAACAAATGATGGAAGAAAACCAAAGACTGGAACAAGACTTAatggaagaagagaagagaagacagaAAGTAGAAGGT
- the LOC137623757 gene encoding flagellar attachment zone protein 1-like has translation MVHSLNEEVQALKQINSMKDNQVQQLEQEKLQKEKEIECLHNETLAVKEEINLEKEDKNKLKRLIERTEKVREDVEIKFEEMMEENQRLEQDLMEEEKRRQEAEGMVHSLNEEVQALKQINSMKDNQVQQLEQEKLQKEKEIECLHNETLAVKEEINLEKEDKNKLKRLIERTEKVREDVEIKFEEMMEENQRLEQDLMEEEKRRQKVEGMVHSLNEEVQALKQINSMKDNQVQQLEQEKLQKEKEIECLHNETLAVKEEINLEKEDKNKLKRLIERTEKVREDVEIKFEQMMEENQRLEQDLMEEEKRRQEAEGMVHSLNEEVQALKQINDIKDSQVQLLEQEKLQKENGLSYWKKESMVADKELKDTKVELEEEKTLRKEIEGKLYIMEERMKALEEERSIEVLIEELFEGNEDPLTWQGGQSSDVKHRLEEMFAPENEDMKEQEKVKKRRLQKCVKNFICLCPCIIPILIRRANDNEHNPDGLKKMLMEIKDSIQYYEREIERGKEKMEMSNTETIQEDRLGMETGVHLDTLESKLENLEQNILAEMDEIDSAQKVAEELNDLMNQLEKKVTKE, from the coding sequence ATGGTTCATAGTCTCAATGAAGAGGTTCAAGCACTCAAACAGATAAACAGTATGAAGGACAACCAAGTTCAGCAGCTTGAACAAGAGAAActgcaaaaggaaaaagaaatagaatgtctccataatgaaacactggcagttaaagaagaaataaatctcgagaaggaagataaaaacaaacttaaaaggCTAATTGAACGGACTGAAAAAGTGAGAGAAGATGTTGAAATTAAGTTCGAAGAAATGATGGAAGAAAACCAAAGACTGGAACAAGACTTAatggaagaagagaagagaagacaggAAGCAGAAGGTATGGTTCATAGTCTCAATGAAGAGGTTCAAGCACTCAAACAGATAAACAGTATGAAGGACAACCAAGTTCAGCAGCTTGAACAAGAGAAActgcaaaaggaaaaagaaatagaatgtctccataatgaaacactggcagttaaagaagaaataaatctcgagaaggaagataaaaacaaacttaaaaggCTAATTGAACGGACTGAAAAAGTGAGAGAAGATGTTGAAATTAAGTTCGAAGAAATGATGGAAGAAAACCAAAGACTGGAACAAGACTTAatggaagaagagaagagaagacagaAAGTAGAAGGTATGGTTCATAGTCTCAATGAAGAGGTTCAAGCACTCAAACAGATAAACAGTATGAAGGACAACCAAGTTCAGCAGCTTGAACAAGAGAAActgcaaaaggaaaaagaaatagaatgtctccataatgaaacactggcagttaaagaagaaataaatctcgagaaggaagataaaaacaaacttaaaaggCTAATTGAACGGACTGAAAAAGTGAGAGAAGATGTTGAAATTAAGTTCGAACAAATGATGGAAGAAAACCAAAGACTGGAACAAGACTTAatggaagaagagaagagaagacaggAAGCAGAAGGTATGGTTCATAGTCTCAATGAAGAGGTTCAAGCACTCAAACAGATAAACGATATCAAGGATAGCCAAGTTCAGCTGCTTGAACAGGAGAAACTGCAGAAGGAGAATGGACTTTCCTATTGGAAGAAGGAATCCATGGTAGCTGATAAGGAGTTGAAGGATACTAAAGTCGAATTGGAGGAAGAGAAGACACTCAGAAAGGAGATAGAAGGAAAGCTTTATATCATGGAGGAAAGAATGAAAGCCCTTGAGGAAGAAAGATCCATAGAGGTGCTAATTGAAGAACTATTCGAGGGGAATGAGGATCCTCTGACATGGCAAGGTGGCCAAAGTTCAGACGTGAAACATAGACTGGAGGAGATGTTTGCTCCAGAGAATGAGGATATGAAGGAGCAAGAGAAAGTTAAGAAGAGAAGACTCCAAAAATGTGTGAAGAATTTCATTTGTTTATGCCCTTGTATCATTCCAATTCTTATTAGAAGAGCAAATGATAATGAACATAATCCTGATGGGCTTAAAAAAATGCTAATGGAAATTAAGGATTCAATTCAATATTATGAAAGAGAAATTGAAAGGGGGAAAGAAAAGATGGAAATGTCTAATACAGAGACGATACAAGAGGACAGACTGGGAATGGAAACAGGAGTTCATTTGGATACTCTGGAGTCAAAGTTAGAAAATCTAGAGCAAAACATTTTGGCCGAAATGGATGAGATTGATTCCGCTCAAAAAGTGGCTGAGGAATTGAACGATTTGATGAATCAGTTGGAAAAAAAAGTCACGAAGGAGTAA